One genomic window of Desulfatibacillum aliphaticivorans DSM 15576 includes the following:
- a CDS encoding ferredoxin, translating to MKVTITGQCMGDRNCNNLCPEVFEYDEDELKSIVKFDEIPEQYKAVCRQAADECGADAIIIEE from the coding sequence ATGAAAGTGACTATCACCGGCCAGTGCATGGGAGACCGTAACTGCAACAATCTGTGCCCCGAAGTTTTTGAGTACGATGAAGACGAACTGAAATCCATCGTCAAATTCGACGAGATTCCCGAGCAATACAAGGCTGTTTGCCGTCAGGCGGCGGATGAATGCGGCGCCGACGCCATTATCATTGAAGAATAA
- a CDS encoding GMC family oxidoreductase N-terminal domain-containing protein yields MTQEYEYIIVGTGPGGAPVARDLARAGKKVLMVERGPRHEKALGFPFGPRILEGGGLFCRSMEGVFIARGITVGGSSMVYNGNVYNPPNRVFEQMGLDFSQEVQEVREEIGVKTLPPHFFDHCIGGKRMLRAAEDMGIHFREQDKFIDPSKCKVGCDSCMLGCPRGAKWTTRTWVDQAVSSGAELKVSAPVEKILVEGGKAKGVMIKGGEVFRGDKVIVAAGGVGTPRILLKSGLKNVGDSFYMDPMDIVVAQAKDPGQGAWKEMSFTHAIEEFKESDHFIIGNISALAAIMTGFMAPNVMGKNITRLPYAKRGMGLFVKLGDEHQGRVFEDGRISKPLTDLDNKRMKRGVDLSKDILIKAGAAPSSIAVGRGIGGHPGGTAAMGKVVDENFMTEIENLYVCDGSVLPQSPGVPPSLTIMSMGRLFAKMLLGEVRGEDRIPQRDAAA; encoded by the coding sequence ATGACTCAGGAATATGAATACATCATCGTGGGCACCGGGCCGGGGGGCGCGCCGGTCGCCAGGGACTTGGCCAGGGCCGGCAAAAAAGTTCTTATGGTGGAAAGAGGGCCGCGCCACGAAAAGGCTTTGGGCTTTCCGTTCGGCCCCAGAATTCTGGAAGGCGGCGGCCTGTTCTGCCGGTCCATGGAAGGCGTGTTTATCGCCCGGGGAATTACCGTGGGCGGCTCATCCATGGTGTATAACGGCAATGTGTACAACCCGCCCAACAGGGTTTTCGAGCAAATGGGGCTGGATTTTTCCCAGGAAGTGCAAGAAGTCCGGGAGGAAATCGGCGTAAAAACCTTGCCCCCGCATTTTTTCGATCACTGCATCGGCGGCAAGCGCATGCTCCGCGCAGCTGAAGACATGGGAATCCACTTTCGGGAGCAGGACAAGTTTATCGACCCTTCCAAATGCAAAGTAGGCTGCGACTCCTGCATGCTGGGCTGCCCCCGGGGCGCCAAGTGGACCACCCGAACCTGGGTGGATCAGGCCGTTTCCAGCGGGGCGGAATTGAAGGTTTCGGCGCCTGTGGAGAAAATCCTTGTGGAAGGCGGCAAGGCAAAGGGGGTTATGATCAAAGGCGGCGAGGTTTTTCGCGGGGATAAAGTGATCGTGGCCGCCGGAGGCGTGGGAACGCCGCGCATCCTGCTGAAATCCGGTCTGAAAAACGTGGGCGACAGCTTTTATATGGACCCCATGGATATTGTGGTCGCCCAGGCCAAGGACCCGGGCCAGGGCGCCTGGAAGGAAATGTCCTTTACCCACGCCATCGAGGAATTCAAGGAAAGCGACCATTTTATCATCGGCAATATTTCCGCACTGGCCGCCATCATGACCGGGTTCATGGCTCCCAACGTGATGGGAAAGAATATCACCCGGCTGCCCTACGCCAAACGAGGCATGGGGCTTTTCGTCAAACTGGGGGACGAGCACCAGGGCAGGGTGTTTGAGGACGGGAGAATCAGCAAGCCCCTGACCGACCTGGATAACAAGCGCATGAAGCGGGGCGTGGATCTGTCCAAGGACATCCTGATTAAAGCGGGCGCAGCGCCGTCGTCCATCGCCGTGGGCAGGGGCATCGGCGGCCATCCCGGCGGCACCGCAGCCATGGGCAAGGTTGTGGACGAAAATTTTATGACGGAAATTGAAAACCTATACGTCTGCGACGGCTCCGTGCTGCCCCAGTCGCCGGGCGTGCCGCCCTCCCTGACCATCATGAGCATGGGCAGGCTCTTCGCTAAAATGCTGTTGGGCGAGGTAAGGGGGGAGGATAGAATACCCCAACGGGATGCGGCGGCTTAA
- the rbr gene encoding rubrerythrin: MGKFRESQTAKNLLISYAFESQATTRYIFFANKAREEGYIQIADIFQETANQECEHALRFFKFFNGGELEVTATFLTGVVKTTVENLLASADLERHVHTELYPGFAKVAREEGFIKAADFWDAISVAEAQHEKNFLALAENIQNDQVIHKPNKCVWRCSNCGYIHEGESAPDKCPACVKPAGYFELFVQNW; this comes from the coding sequence ATGGGAAAATTCAGGGAAAGCCAAACAGCCAAGAATCTGCTCATTTCTTATGCATTTGAGTCGCAGGCGACGACCCGGTACATCTTTTTCGCCAACAAGGCGAGGGAGGAAGGCTACATTCAGATTGCGGACATCTTTCAGGAGACCGCCAATCAGGAATGCGAGCACGCCTTGCGTTTCTTCAAGTTTTTTAACGGCGGGGAACTGGAGGTGACGGCGACCTTTTTAACCGGCGTGGTTAAAACCACGGTGGAAAACCTGCTGGCCTCGGCTGACCTGGAGCGCCACGTCCATACCGAGTTGTATCCGGGCTTTGCCAAGGTCGCCCGGGAGGAGGGCTTTATCAAAGCCGCCGACTTCTGGGACGCCATATCCGTGGCTGAAGCCCAGCACGAAAAAAACTTTTTGGCTCTGGCGGAAAACATTCAGAACGACCAAGTGATTCACAAGCCCAACAAATGCGTATGGCGCTGCTCGAATTGCGGTTACATTCACGAAGGCGAAAGCGCTCCGGACAAATGTCCGGCCTGCGTCAAGCCGGCGGGATATTTCGAACTGTTTGTGCAGAACTGGTGA